The sequence AGTCACGTATCATATGTAAAAATCATTCCATCATATTAGAGATAAAAGATTGGAGCAGTAAACGGTGTTTCCGTAGTTTGAAAAtgctgatttaaaaaaaaccgtatATACAATTGCTGATTTGAGATCCTGCACCAGTGAACCCTACCAGAAAATCTAGCTAAACCTAATACCAAACTACGCCATTTCACATAGTATTTATTAGCGTAGCGGCATGAATGAATGTCTGTTCAAAGGACAAATTGAACACACATCTCACTGTTACAATGgcataccgaggaaatttgtcgCCCGgggaaaaataatgaaataaccGCCCTTAATCTGAATTTTGTTTAAATCGAATAATTAAGTTCTTTCAAAAAGCgcatcttattattattattattattattattagtttatTTGCGGTTTTATTCAGTTTAAGGTCAGTGCAATTTGttttataaaacaaaatttaactCTGGAAATTTGTTGAAAGATTACAACAACAAAATACACTCAATGCACCCCTTGGTGTAGAacgagaaacaaaacaaaatagttAATCACAAATAACCTCACTTTTTATGATTCAGATGCAGCGATTTGCTTTACTATTCAGCGGAGTAAGAGAGTAAGACTAGGTGATCATTATTTCTGTATTTGTATCGAATTCGCGTACCCAAAGATTCTGTTCAAGTTTACAAATGCTTTGTGAAACACGGTAAATCAGTTTttaaaagtaaataaaagtcGAACCGTAGCATGGCAGTGTACCACGATGAAGTAGAAATCGAAGATTTTGAATACGACGAGGAAGAACAGATGTACTACTATCCCTGTCCGTGTGgggatcgatttcaaatcagcaaggAAGAACTGATGGAGGGAGAAGAAGTGGCTACTTGTCCCAGCTGTTCTTTAGTTGTGAAAGTCATCTACGACCCGGAAGCTTTTCAGAATGAACAGGACGAAACGGAGAAGTCGAAGGGAGTTAGGGACAAAGAAGTTA comes from Malaya genurostris strain Urasoe2022 chromosome 3, Malgen_1.1, whole genome shotgun sequence and encodes:
- the LOC131437746 gene encoding diphthamide biosynthesis protein 3; the protein is MAVYHDEVEIEDFEYDEEEQMYYYPCPCGDRFQISKEELMEGEEVATCPSCSLVVKVIYDPEAFQNEQDETEKSKGVRDKEVIAE